The sequence AAACCGCCTCTTTACGATTGGCCGCCTCGACCGGGACACAACAGGACTCCTCCTTCTGACAAACGATGGCCTTTTTGCTCAAGAGGTGATCCACCCCTCGAAAAATATTACGAAAGAATATCTGGTAAAAACGCAGCAAGAAATTACCCATGAACATTTAGAAGCCCTTTCTAAAGGGACCTTGATTGAGGGAAAGTGGATCCGCCCCGTCCGCGTGGGTAAAGTGCGGCGTGGCACCTTAAAAATTGCGGTCAAAGAGGGAAAAAAACGGGAGGTCCGCTTGATGGTTCAAAATGCAGGTCTCACCCTCCTCTCCCTTTCCCGGATCCGCATTGGAGATTTAAAACTCGGCCCCCTCCAAGAGGGAGAGTGGCGAGAGCTAACCGAAGAAGAACGCAACCTGATTTTTGCATGACAATACTGCAGATTGTTGCCGATGGCAATCCGGGGGGAGGAACGACATTTGTCCTAGAGCTGATGGGAGATAGCCCCCTCCTGACGCAAAAAAACTCCTATGCTGCAAAACTGACCTCAGCCTATGAGATCGATTTCTTTACTTCCCGCCTTGACTTAAGAATCCCCTTAAAAATAAATAAAGTGATCGATGAGGTCAAACCCGATTTGATCCATGTCCATGGAGGACGGGCCGCCTTTTTCTTAAGCTTTTGCAAAAAAATCTGCCCCATTATCTACACCGTTCATGGCCTCCATGGGATTTACCAAGGACTCCGCTTTAGTAAGTGGGCAGAGCGAAAGGCGATGCAAAAAGCCGACCTTGTCACCTTTGTCTCCCATGCAGAGGAGGAGCTTGCTCTTAGGCATAACCTTCTTAGAGGAGCCAACCATTGCGTGATTCCGAATGGGATCGATCCGAAAAAGCTGCCAAAGCGGAAAAAACCTAGGGAAAAACTTCTCGGTTTCATGGGCCGTCTTTGTGACCAAAAAGATCCCCTTTTTCTCCTTAAGGTGATGGACATTTTGGGACCGATGGGATACCACCTGCGCGTCATCGGTGGAGGAGAGTATGAAGAGGCGATGAGGCAAAGCCCTTATGTCACGGTAACGGGGAAACTTCCTCGAAACGCAGCATTAGAAAAGCTTGCCGACGTCGAAACCCTCCTCGTCCCTTCAAGGTGGGAGGCATGTGCCCTTGTTATTTTAGAAGGAATGGCCCTTGAAATCCCCATCATCGCCTCAAGAATTCCTGCTTTTGAAGAGGTTTTAAGTGGTGGCCCTTTTGGAACCCTGATCGATGAAAAAGATCCCCAAAAATATGCCGAGGCGGTCCTTGAAAAAAAGGACGATACTGCAGCGGCAAAAGAGCATTTCGAAAACCACTATTTGTGGGAGCGGTGTGTCAACTCTTATCGCTCTATTTTTCGTGATTTTAAAAAAGCGAATTGTTAAACTGCGGATTGTTAAAAACAAGTAGTAAGCCTGTGCGATCCACCATTGCTCGAATTTTTGGAAAGTCCCCTTTCCATCCCCTTCAAGCTCACATGAAGAAGGTGAGCAGCTGTATGAAAAAGCTCACCGAAATCTTCACCCGTCTTCAGGACAAAACCCCCGAAGAGGTTGAAGCGCTTGTCAAGCAGCTTTCCAAGCTGGAGCATGAGGCCGATCTGTCTAAAAATGATATCCGGAACCATCTTCCTAAAAGCCTCTTTTTACCCATAGACCGGGCCCAGTTCTTGGATATCTTATCGATTCAAGATAGTATCTCTGATAAGGCAGAGGATATCGGTCACCTTCTGATGCTCTACCCCACAAAAGAGCTTGGTGATCTGTGTGATCACCTCCATCAGCTTTTTGAAAAAAACATGGAAGCTTTCTGGGATACACGGAGTGTGATCAAAGAGCTCCATGAACTGGTTGAGTCTTCTTTTGGAGGGATCGAAGCGGAAAAGGTAAAGACGATCATCGAAAAAACCTCTCGGACAGAGTATGAAGCCGACAAGTTGAAACATGCGCTGATGAAAGAGTTTTTCAAGACAGCAGAAAATGTCAAAACCCCTGTCTTCTACCTCTATACCCGCCTTGTCGAAGAGATTAATCAGATTTCACATATTTCAGAAAAATTAGCAAACCGTATTCGGATGATCTTGGAACTAAAATAATATGTCCGTTGCTGTCATTTTAACGATCCTTGTTTTGCTTGCTGGGTTCTACATGGCGTGGAACATCGGTGCCAACGATGTTTCCAACGCAATGGGAACTTCGGTGGGATCGGGCGCGCTCACCCTCTTTAAAGCGGTGATCATTGCAGGCGTTTTAGAGTTTTGCGGCGCCTTCTTCTTAGGGGGCAATGTCTCCAAAACGATGCAACAGGGGATCGTCAACCCCGATATTTTTGCCCATGACCCCCGGATCCTCCTCTACGGAATGCTTTCGGCGCTGATTGCCACCGCAGCGTGGCTCCAGGTCGCTTCCTATTTTGGATGGCCCGTTTCAACCACCCACGCGATTATCGGCGCTCTTATTGGCTTTGGCGCTGTGGCTGGTGGTATCGGCGCCGTTCAATGGGGCGAAGTGGGCCAAATTGCCTTGAGTTGGGTCATCTCTCCAGCACTCAGCGGACTCTTTGCTTTCCTTATTTTCAGCACCCTCCAGCGAAAAGTTCTCTTTGCGATGAATCCGATCCATGCCACCCGTCGCCTTATTCCCGTGCTGGTCTTTACCCTCCTCTTTGTCTTTGCCCTCAGCACCCTTACCAATGGACTTGGCTCCTTCCACATCGAGCTTAGCCTCGCTAAAGTTTTGCTAATCGGAGCAGGAGCAGGAACTATTGGTGGAGTGATTAGCATGCTCCTCCTAAAGAGAAAAAAATTCCCCCAGACTCAGGCGGTCTCAGCAAACACTTCCCAGCAAGTCTTTAGCCTAAATAAAGCTGTCCGCCATCTCAAAAGGGTGAAGTTCACTAGTAAAGGAGAGCGGCGTGAAGAGGTGGGACGAATCCTCCGCGATGTGGAGGATTATGCTGAAGAGGTGCGAGAACACTCGAACCTCTACACCGCTAGCTCTGACTATAAAATCGTGGAGAAGATGTTTGCATCCCTTCAGATTATGAGCGCCTCGTACATCGCCTTTGCCCATGGGGCAAACGATGTGGCCAACGCAATCGGCCCAGTGGCTGCCGCTCTTGATATCATCCGAAAAGGGGGGCTTTCCCTCACCGCCCATATTCCCGCCTGGCTCCTTGCCATGGGAGGGGTTGGCATTGTTGTGGGACTTGCGACCTGGGGATGGCGGGTGATGGAAACAATCGGCCGAAAGATTACCGAGCTCACCCCAACACGGGGTTTTAGCGCCGAGTTTGGAGCCGCGATCACCATCCTTGTCGCCTCAAAACTAGGCCTTCCGATCTCAACGACTCACTGTATCGTGGGAGCGGTTCTTGGTGTAGGTCTCGCGCGGGGACTTTCTGCCCTAAACCTCCGCACCCTCCGCGATATCGTCCTTTCCTGGGTGATCACCCTTCCCTCTAGCGCGATCGTCTCGATCCTTGTTTTCTATCTGATCCGGGCGATATTTGGTTAGTGGTTATTCGAACTACAATAGCAAAATTTTTGCCGGAAATGTAAACGCAATTCCTTTTAGCTCTTCTTCTTCTCGCCTTCTTTGAGCATCCCTTTCCTTCATCATCTCATCCTGCTCATCTATACTTCCAATAGTTCCATCTGCAACAAACCCAAGTCCAGTAGTAATCATAGATCCACCAATTGCTGGATTAACAGCTGCAACAATTGCCCCAGTTCCCACCAGAATGGCACCGATTACAGCTTTAATTTTCCATCCTCTCTTGCATAAAACAATAGGCAAAGCACTCTTACACTTGGAAGTTTTAAAGAGGGTGCTTTCAATCTGACTTAAACATCCATAAAAAAGGTATGAAATAGAATAAGACATTCCTTCAGCTAAGGCTGAAGGAAAATGTTCTTCAAACAAGTAAGTTGCTTCTTCCAAACAGGAATCCCTGAGAAGTAAAAAAGCACGACATATATTTACAGTATGAAAATCCTCTGCATAACCTGCCTCCCATGCATTTAGAAACCTATGAGCTTCTACAAAACGATCCTGAACAACATGCGTAGCAAAGTCACTCAACAACTCATCTTTGGTACTTCCAAATAGACAAAGAGGAATCAAGAGGACAAAGAAAAAAAAGTTAATCATATCGAAAACTCTATTTTAAAGAAATATAGCAAAACAAAAAAAGTAATTAAAAAAAAGGCAATAGCATCCCGCACATTTTTGAATGTTTCTTTCTTGGGGTGGAACTTTAATAAATACATTGCCCTGCAAAGACTTCCATAAGCAATGAAGAATCCAAAAACTCTGAATACAACTTTTAATATGTCTGATGCTTCCATAACTCCATGCATTTTTTAGCGGCTTTAAAAGAAACCACTATCTTATTTTCTGGAAAACTTGTCAATCCAAAATTTTAGTTGCAGGAGCCAATTGCAGTGCGCCACGAGGCGCACTGCAATTGGCTCACAGGGTTAAAACTTGACCTAAGACCTCAGCTTCAATATATAAAACAAACTATGGACCCCATAGAGTTACAAGCAGAGACTGTCGCCCAGAAAGTGCGCCACTACCTCATCACCACGATGGGGCGGACGGCTGATGAAGCCAATGACGAGGAATTTTACCGCGCTTTTTGCACGTCGCTTCGTGAAGAGATTATGATCAACTGGACGGCAACGACCCACACTCTAAAGAAAAAAGGGCTCCGGAAGCTCTACTATCTC comes from Candidatus Neptunochlamydia vexilliferae and encodes:
- a CDS encoding inorganic phosphate transporter, with protein sequence MSVAVILTILVLLAGFYMAWNIGANDVSNAMGTSVGSGALTLFKAVIIAGVLEFCGAFFLGGNVSKTMQQGIVNPDIFAHDPRILLYGMLSALIATAAWLQVASYFGWPVSTTHAIIGALIGFGAVAGGIGAVQWGEVGQIALSWVISPALSGLFAFLIFSTLQRKVLFAMNPIHATRRLIPVLVFTLLFVFALSTLTNGLGSFHIELSLAKVLLIGAGAGTIGGVISMLLLKRKKFPQTQAVSANTSQQVFSLNKAVRHLKRVKFTSKGERREEVGRILRDVEDYAEEVREHSNLYTASSDYKIVEKMFASLQIMSASYIAFAHGANDVANAIGPVAAALDIIRKGGLSLTAHIPAWLLAMGGVGIVVGLATWGWRVMETIGRKITELTPTRGFSAEFGAAITILVASKLGLPISTTHCIVGAVLGVGLARGLSALNLRTLRDIVLSWVITLPSSAIVSILVFYLIRAIFG
- a CDS encoding TIGR00153 family protein; amino-acid sequence: MRSTIARIFGKSPFHPLQAHMKKVSSCMKKLTEIFTRLQDKTPEEVEALVKQLSKLEHEADLSKNDIRNHLPKSLFLPIDRAQFLDILSIQDSISDKAEDIGHLLMLYPTKELGDLCDHLHQLFEKNMEAFWDTRSVIKELHELVESSFGGIEAEKVKTIIEKTSRTEYEADKLKHALMKEFFKTAENVKTPVFYLYTRLVEEINQISHISEKLANRIRMILELK
- a CDS encoding glycosyltransferase family 4 protein; this translates as MTILQIVADGNPGGGTTFVLELMGDSPLLTQKNSYAAKLTSAYEIDFFTSRLDLRIPLKINKVIDEVKPDLIHVHGGRAAFFLSFCKKICPIIYTVHGLHGIYQGLRFSKWAERKAMQKADLVTFVSHAEEELALRHNLLRGANHCVIPNGIDPKKLPKRKKPREKLLGFMGRLCDQKDPLFLLKVMDILGPMGYHLRVIGGGEYEEAMRQSPYVTVTGKLPRNAALEKLADVETLLVPSRWEACALVILEGMALEIPIIASRIPAFEEVLSGGPFGTLIDEKDPQKYAEAVLEKKDDTAAAKEHFENHYLWERCVNSYRSIFRDFKKANC
- a CDS encoding pseudouridine synthase, giving the protein MKSNRLSKILAAAGVASRRGAEELIFEGKVRVNGKVVTVPQTFVDPSQDKIYVEDRQIAVSEEKVYYLLNKPRGFICSNKRMGRKKLVIDLFAGLKNRLFTIGRLDRDTTGLLLLTNDGLFAQEVIHPSKNITKEYLVKTQQEITHEHLEALSKGTLIEGKWIRPVRVGKVRRGTLKIAVKEGKKREVRLMVQNAGLTLLSLSRIRIGDLKLGPLQEGEWRELTEEERNLIFA